From the genome of Streptomyces sp. NBC_01116, one region includes:
- a CDS encoding aspartate aminotransferase family protein produces the protein MTDGGSQGFDLARLLAERGAERYDLHARHLNHQLPRMLHTIGFDKVYERAEGAYFWDAEGNDYLDMLAGFGVMGLGRHHPVVRRALHDVLDAQLADLTRFDCQPLPGLLAEKLLTHSPHLDRVFFGNSGTEAVETALKFARCATGKPRILYCDHAFHGLTTGSLSVNGESGFRDGFAPLLPDTPVPLGDLDALRRELKRGDVAALVVEPIQGKGVHAAPPGHLREAQELLHRHKALLIVDEVQTGLGRTGDFYAYQHEEGVEPDLVCVAKALSGGYVPVGATLGKDWIFRKVYSSMDRVLVHSASFGSNAQAMAAGLAVLSVMEDEETVANARRTGDLLRERLAALVDRYELLHEVRGRGLMIGIEFGRPASLKLRSRWTMLQAARKGLFAQMVVVPLLQKHRILTQVSGDHLEVIKLIPPLVIGDAEVDRFVAAFTSVMDDAHSGGGLMWDFGRTLVKQAVANR, from the coding sequence ATGACCGACGGCGGATCCCAGGGCTTCGACCTGGCCCGGCTCCTGGCCGAGCGCGGGGCCGAGCGGTACGACCTGCACGCACGCCACCTCAACCACCAGCTTCCACGCATGCTGCACACCATCGGCTTCGACAAGGTCTACGAGCGGGCCGAGGGCGCGTACTTCTGGGACGCGGAGGGCAACGACTACCTCGACATGCTCGCCGGGTTCGGCGTGATGGGCCTCGGCCGCCACCACCCCGTCGTCCGCCGGGCCCTGCACGACGTCCTGGACGCCCAGCTCGCCGACCTCACCCGCTTCGACTGCCAGCCGCTGCCGGGGCTGCTCGCCGAGAAGCTGCTGACGCACAGCCCGCACCTGGACCGCGTCTTCTTCGGGAACAGCGGCACGGAGGCGGTCGAGACGGCGCTGAAGTTCGCCCGCTGCGCCACCGGGAAGCCCCGGATCCTCTACTGCGACCACGCCTTCCACGGACTCACCACCGGCTCCCTCTCGGTCAACGGGGAGAGCGGCTTCCGTGACGGCTTCGCGCCGCTGCTGCCGGACACGCCGGTCCCGCTCGGCGACCTGGACGCGCTGCGCCGCGAGCTGAAGCGGGGCGACGTCGCGGCCCTGGTCGTGGAGCCGATCCAGGGGAAGGGCGTGCACGCCGCGCCGCCCGGTCATCTGCGCGAGGCGCAGGAGCTGCTGCACCGGCACAAGGCGCTGCTGATCGTCGACGAGGTGCAGACGGGTCTCGGCCGGACCGGGGACTTCTACGCCTATCAGCACGAGGAGGGGGTGGAGCCCGATCTGGTGTGCGTCGCCAAGGCGCTCTCCGGCGGCTATGTGCCCGTCGGCGCGACCCTCGGCAAGGACTGGATCTTCCGCAAGGTCTACTCCTCGATGGACCGGGTTCTCGTCCACTCCGCGAGCTTCGGCTCCAACGCCCAGGCGATGGCGGCCGGGCTCGCCGTCCTGTCGGTGATGGAGGACGAGGAGACCGTCGCCAACGCCCGGCGCACCGGCGATCTGCTGCGCGAGCGGCTGGCGGCCCTGGTGGACCGCTACGAGCTGCTGCACGAGGTCCGCGGGCGCGGGCTGATGATCGGCATCGAGTTCGGCCGGCCCGCCTCGCTCAAGCTCCGCAGCCGCTGGACCATGCTCCAGGCGGCCCGCAAGGGCCTCTTCGCGCAGATGGTCGTGGTGCCGCTGCTCCAGAAGCACCGCATCCTCACCCAGGTCTCCGGCGACCACCTGGAAGTGATCAAGCTGATCCCGCCGCTGGTCATCGGGGACGCGGAGGTGGACCGCTTCGTGGCCGCCTTCACGTCCGTCATGGACGACGCGCACAGCGGCGGCGGACTGATGTGGGACTTCGGCCGGACACTGGTCAAGCAGGCCGTGGCCAACCGCTGA
- a CDS encoding helix-turn-helix domain-containing protein, whose translation MNTPDEGVPDELPGVAPRLRDLRRDRGLTLETAAGRAGLSPAHLSRLETGRRQPSLPMLLGLARIYGTTVSELLGEQPPERDAIVRGGGFEGAEADGWMYRQAGGSGRAMQALRVRVPYGAQGDLVRVHPGEEWLYVLEGRLRIGLGDTVHDLEPGDSAHFDSLTPHRIAAVDRCGAELLFVHSLLQSPAAELCLGNALHAR comes from the coding sequence ATGAACACTCCGGACGAAGGGGTGCCGGACGAGCTTCCCGGCGTCGCGCCCCGACTGCGTGACCTGCGCCGTGACCGCGGTCTCACCCTGGAGACCGCCGCCGGCCGGGCCGGACTCTCCCCGGCCCATCTCTCCCGGCTGGAGACCGGCCGCAGGCAGCCCTCGCTGCCGATGCTGCTGGGGCTCGCCCGTATCTACGGTACGACGGTCTCCGAGCTGCTCGGCGAGCAACCGCCCGAACGGGACGCGATCGTCCGCGGCGGCGGCTTCGAGGGGGCGGAGGCCGACGGCTGGATGTACCGGCAGGCCGGTGGGTCCGGCCGCGCGATGCAGGCGCTGCGGGTGCGCGTTCCGTACGGCGCCCAGGGCGACCTGGTCCGGGTGCATCCCGGTGAGGAGTGGCTGTACGTCCTGGAGGGGCGGCTGCGGATCGGGCTCGGCGACACCGTCCACGACCTCGAACCCGGCGACAGCGCCCACTTCGACTCGCTCACCCCGCACCGGATCGCGGCCGTCGACCGCTGCGGTGCGGAGCTGCTCTTCGTCCACTCCCTGCTGCAGAGCCCCGCCGCCGAGCTGTGCCTCGGCAACGCCCTCCACGCGCGCTGA
- a CDS encoding DUF6126 family protein — protein sequence MSDSEHYDPLGPGRRPNEDPQEKRMPRGVIIRLFAYLVAGHVIAGFLYLLFVVAGSK from the coding sequence ATGTCCGATTCCGAACACTACGACCCGCTCGGTCCCGGCCGCCGCCCGAACGAGGACCCGCAGGAGAAGCGGATGCCGCGCGGTGTGATCATCCGGCTCTTCGCCTACCTGGTGGCGGGCCACGTCATCGCGGGCTTCCTCTACCTGCTCTTCGTGGTGGCCGGGAGCAAGTGA
- a CDS encoding tyrosine-protein phosphatase, which yields MTQQVPQVPPTETVLTGVRNFRDVGGLPTADGRRTAFGRLYRSGHLAHATAEDAAFLGGLGLHTVFDFRHSADHRLDGYDIELPGVRNVSIPLSDPADGTEFWRLVSDGRIEQLRSVLADGKGADRMIRMYRATIEERTAEHSRVLHSLAEDSVPALMHCAAGKDRAGLSIAVALLAVGVEPEAIEEDYLKSNDLHRRYDVKRSEESGSGMSPEVMELLDPLFGARPAYLAAAFTTIEENWGTTDRYLAEGLKVSPGTRERLRERLLDQG from the coding sequence GTGACGCAGCAGGTGCCGCAGGTCCCGCCGACAGAGACCGTGCTGACCGGAGTCCGCAACTTCCGCGACGTGGGCGGGCTCCCCACCGCGGACGGTCGGCGCACCGCCTTCGGACGGCTCTACCGGAGCGGCCACCTGGCCCACGCCACCGCCGAGGACGCGGCCTTCCTCGGCGGGCTCGGACTGCACACGGTCTTCGACTTCCGCCACTCCGCCGACCACCGGCTCGACGGGTACGACATCGAGCTGCCCGGTGTCCGCAATGTCAGCATTCCACTCTCGGACCCGGCCGACGGCACCGAGTTCTGGCGGCTGGTGAGCGACGGAAGAATCGAGCAGCTGCGCTCGGTCCTGGCGGACGGCAAGGGCGCCGACCGCATGATCCGGATGTACCGCGCGACGATCGAGGAGCGCACCGCCGAGCACAGCCGGGTGCTGCACTCCCTGGCCGAGGACAGCGTCCCCGCCCTGATGCACTGCGCGGCGGGCAAGGACCGGGCCGGTCTCTCGATCGCGGTCGCCCTGCTGGCGGTCGGCGTCGAGCCGGAGGCGATCGAGGAGGACTACCTCAAGTCCAACGACCTCCACCGCCGCTACGACGTGAAGCGCTCCGAGGAGTCCGGCTCCGGGATGTCGCCCGAGGTGATGGAGCTGCTGGACCCGCTCTTCGGGGCGCGGCCCGCCTACCTCGCGGCGGCCTTCACGACCATCGAGGAGAACTGGGGCACGACGGACCGCTACCTGGCGGAGGGGCTGAAGGTCTCCCCCGGGACCCGGGAGCGGCTGCGCGAGCGCCTGCTCGACCAGGGCTGA
- a CDS encoding peptidoglycan DD-metalloendopeptidase family protein, translating to MPAKGKHRRSKSGPISRGVLVAGTGGAALVLPLIGATVASAADQAAPAAKPAASVAAAHTAPAAAPAASKADPKTYAVVAGDYLAKIAAEHQLKGGWEKLYQDNRSTVGENPGLIHPGMKLTLGAKGSAPAEKSAAPKAAPKKAEPAPKAAPKEAPKADTVSADDSEGSGGSARTGSSEATGSGWSAPLASANVTTQYRASGASWSSGYHTGSDFQAASGTPVLAIGPGTVVSAGNSGSYGNEVVIQHEDGMYSQYAHQSSLNVSVGQTVTGGQQIGLSGSTGNSTGPHLHFEVRTGPGYGSDVDPIAYLRQHGVSV from the coding sequence ATGCCCGCAAAGGGTAAGCACCGTCGTTCGAAGTCCGGCCCGATCTCCCGCGGCGTCCTCGTCGCAGGGACCGGCGGCGCCGCACTCGTCCTGCCGCTCATCGGCGCCACCGTGGCGAGCGCCGCGGACCAGGCGGCTCCGGCCGCGAAGCCCGCCGCCTCGGTCGCCGCCGCCCACACGGCCCCGGCCGCCGCCCCCGCCGCGTCGAAGGCGGACCCGAAGACGTACGCCGTCGTCGCCGGCGACTACCTGGCGAAGATCGCGGCCGAGCACCAGCTCAAGGGCGGGTGGGAGAAGCTGTACCAGGACAACCGCTCCACCGTCGGCGAGAACCCCGGCCTGATCCACCCGGGCATGAAGCTGACCCTCGGCGCCAAGGGCTCCGCCCCGGCCGAGAAGTCCGCCGCGCCGAAGGCCGCGCCGAAGAAGGCCGAACCGGCGCCGAAGGCCGCGCCGAAGGAGGCCCCGAAGGCGGACACCGTCTCCGCCGACGACTCCGAGGGCTCCGGCGGCTCGGCGCGGACCGGCTCCTCCGAGGCCACCGGCTCCGGCTGGTCCGCCCCGCTGGCCAGCGCCAACGTCACCACCCAGTACCGGGCTTCCGGCGCCAGCTGGTCCAGCGGCTACCACACCGGCTCGGACTTCCAGGCCGCCTCCGGCACCCCCGTACTCGCCATCGGCCCGGGCACCGTGGTCTCGGCCGGCAACAGCGGCTCCTACGGCAACGAGGTCGTCATCCAGCACGAGGACGGCATGTACTCCCAGTACGCCCACCAGTCCTCGCTCAACGTCTCCGTCGGCCAGACCGTCACCGGCGGCCAGCAGATCGGCCTCTCCGGCTCCACCGGCAACTCCACCGGCCCGCACCTGCACTTCGAGGTGCGCACCGGCCCGGGCTACGGCTCGGACGTCGACCCGATCGCGTACCTGCGTCAGCACGGCGTCTCCGTCTGA
- a CDS encoding SGNH/GDSL hydrolase family protein: MADDSRKNQQHTIGSYAAIGDSFTEGVGDPGPDGTYLGWADRFAVLLADRLLAPDAVAGPGDSPHGGFRYANLAVRGRLLDQIVEEQIPRAKELAPDLVSFCAGGNDIIRPGTDPDDLAERFERAVADLSNAVGTVMVTTGFDTRGVPVLRHMRGKIATYNVHLRAIADRYHCPVLDLWSLRSVQDRRAWDNDRLHLSPEGHTRVALRAAQVLGHDVPADPDQPWPPQAQRRPFDARRDNIQWAREYLVPWIGRRLRGESSGDHVAAKRPDLLPL, translated from the coding sequence GTGGCAGACGATTCGAGAAAAAACCAGCAGCACACCATCGGGTCGTACGCGGCGATTGGCGACAGTTTCACCGAGGGAGTCGGCGACCCCGGCCCCGACGGGACGTATCTCGGCTGGGCGGACCGCTTCGCGGTGCTCCTCGCCGACCGGCTCCTGGCCCCCGACGCGGTGGCCGGCCCCGGGGACTCCCCGCACGGGGGCTTCCGCTACGCCAATCTCGCCGTACGAGGACGTCTCCTCGACCAGATCGTCGAGGAGCAGATCCCGCGCGCCAAGGAACTGGCCCCCGACCTGGTCAGCTTCTGCGCGGGCGGCAACGACATCATCCGGCCCGGCACCGACCCCGACGACCTCGCCGAGCGCTTCGAGCGGGCGGTCGCCGACCTGAGCAACGCCGTCGGCACGGTCATGGTCACCACCGGCTTCGACACCCGGGGCGTTCCGGTGCTGCGCCACATGCGCGGCAAGATCGCCACGTACAACGTCCATCTGCGGGCCATCGCCGACCGCTACCACTGCCCCGTGCTGGACCTGTGGTCGCTGCGTTCCGTGCAGGACCGGCGAGCGTGGGACAACGACCGGCTGCACCTGTCGCCCGAGGGCCACACCCGCGTCGCGCTGCGCGCCGCCCAGGTCCTCGGCCACGACGTGCCCGCCGATCCCGACCAGCCCTGGCCCCCGCAGGCCCAGCGCAGGCCCTTCGACGCCCGCCGCGACAACATCCAGTGGGCCCGCGAGTACCTCGTGCCCTGGATCGGCCGACGGCTGCGCGGAGAGTCCTCCGGCGACCATGTCGCGGCGAAGCGCCCGGATCTTCTGCCGCTGTAG
- a CDS encoding STM4011 family radical SAM protein, translated as MDLTILYRGPLASCDYDCPYCPFAKRRDSRAQLTADREALERFTGWAAEQTGDRLSVLFTPWGEGLVRSWYRRALTGLSRLPHIGRVAIQTNLSCRTDWLADADPERIALWCTYHPGQTPYERFLGRCRELSARGVRYSVGVVGFDAHLEEARRLRAALPQEVYLWVNAAEGHTYTDEEAARWTELDPLFPYSRDPHRSAGLPCRTGESVISVDGDGTVRRCHFVKAELGNLYDGSYRGALGPRACPLAVCDCHIGYVHLESLPLYDVFAGGVLERIPAGRLPGGGTPPDGLVVPSPSRRALPLLEP; from the coding sequence GTGGACCTGACGATTCTCTACCGGGGCCCGCTCGCCTCCTGCGACTACGACTGTCCGTACTGCCCGTTCGCCAAGCGGCGGGACAGCCGCGCGCAGCTCACGGCGGACCGGGAGGCGCTGGAGCGGTTCACCGGCTGGGCCGCGGAGCAGACCGGCGACCGGCTGTCCGTGCTGTTCACCCCGTGGGGCGAGGGCCTGGTGCGCTCCTGGTACCGACGGGCACTGACCGGTCTTTCGCGGCTGCCGCACATCGGCCGGGTGGCGATCCAGACGAACCTGAGCTGCCGCACCGACTGGCTGGCCGACGCCGATCCGGAGCGGATCGCGCTCTGGTGCACGTACCACCCGGGGCAGACACCGTACGAGCGGTTCCTGGGCAGGTGCCGGGAGCTGTCCGCGAGGGGAGTCCGCTACAGCGTCGGCGTGGTGGGCTTCGACGCCCATCTGGAGGAGGCGCGGCGCCTGCGGGCGGCGCTGCCGCAGGAGGTCTATCTCTGGGTGAACGCCGCCGAGGGGCACACCTACACCGACGAGGAGGCGGCGCGGTGGACGGAGCTGGATCCGCTGTTCCCCTACAGCCGTGATCCGCACCGTTCGGCGGGGCTGCCCTGCCGGACGGGCGAGTCGGTGATCTCGGTGGACGGTGACGGCACAGTGCGCCGCTGTCACTTCGTCAAGGCGGAGCTGGGGAATCTCTACGACGGCAGTTACCGCGGGGCGCTCGGCCCGCGGGCCTGTCCGCTCGCCGTGTGCGACTGCCACATCGGCTATGTGCATCTGGAGTCGCTGCCGCTGTACGACGTGTTCGCGGGCGGTGTCCTGGAGCGGATACCGGCGGGACGTCTCCCGGGCGGAGGCACGCCGCCGGACGGACTCGTGGTGCCGAGCCCGTCCCGGCGTGCGCTTCCCCTGCTGGAGCCCTGA